A stretch of the Hypomesus transpacificus isolate Combined female chromosome 12, fHypTra1, whole genome shotgun sequence genome encodes the following:
- the LOC124474775 gene encoding mitochondrial pyruvate carrier 2-like produces MTLIVIRASYHRILNRIEHVLPAKLRPFYNHPAGPKTVFFWAPVFKWGLVVAGMADMARPADKLSISQSAVLLTTGVLWSRYSLVILPKNWNLFAVNLFVGFAGASQLFRIWRYNLELKAQEAITS; encoded by the exons ATGACTTTGATAGTTATAAGAGCGTCATATCACAGGATTCTGAACAGAATTGAGCATGTATTACCTGCTAAACTAAGACCTTTTTACAACCATCCAGCAG GTCCAAAGACAGTGTTCTTCTGGGCACCTGTTTTTAAATGG GGCCTGGTTGTTGCAGGCATGGCAGATATGGCTCGACCTGCAGATAAACTCAGTATTTCTCAGTCTGCAGTACTTCTGACCACAG GTGTTCTCTGGTCCAGATATTCTCTTGTCATCCTCCCCAAAAACTGGAATCTGTTTGCAGTCAACTTGTTTGTTGGTTTCGCTGGTGCTTCGCAGCTATTTCGAATTTGGAG ATACAACCTGGAGTTGAAGGCACAGGAGGCAATTACTTCCTAA
- the dcaf6 gene encoding DDB1- and CUL4-associated factor 6 isoform X1, which produces MPVATNPIWDIRKRSIHSNNLNLTRSNFLGRKEFVQKLKLETTFDVHEGSVNTICWNGTGEYILSGSNDNNLVITNPFSRKVMATIKSKHGSNIYCARFMPQTNDHVILSSAADGKIFYTNIGQGSSVVTQYQYHCHIGAAYQLLTVSNDPHSFLSCGEDGTIRWFDVRVSPGCRQRNCKKDVLIDCRRAVTCMSLSPMDPFYLAVGCSDSSVRIYDRRMLGTISTGCHSGSGASGMCARFVPLHLINKSWRVTSLNYSQDGREVLASYDSDCVYLFDPKDDKAREFMAPSQDSRNEPKQAPFKRLRLRGDWSDTGPLSRPESEREQDDPRSNVSLMQRMSDIMSQWFEEASEAHIRALPQSDPRGTSPQPEGPSQTPGPSPQTSLDSQGWSEVADPSQPQPTASTSSHECPCLEEDTHPVSSPSTGCCSSSLSSQPADLDEQLPPVDPFNTLQLTHTEPPDTANRSVLSQGTGGLLPTSSEPVLSLHSSTEDTTSTIQLEFSHLWSSAGHAPGASHTPSSQPMTHTTAQSPRQPQPEGGALTHPNHSSSSQTDSSLHHMDSTRAPERPDASPAEGMDSSLGSSREEGLSGVRGQPGSQRDEDGEDGEDYPSNEALRSIWGQGFRSTLSDRMLRRSAAVRIQEIFRRRKERLELAESENRHIGKPSVKMAYKGHRNSRTMTKESCFWGEHFVLSGSDCGHIFIWDRHTGEHLMLLEADNHVVNCLQPHPYEPLLATSGIDSNIKIWSPMEEFPSFNRLLAEKVITRNELMLEETRNTITVPASFMLRMLASINHTFRADSENGERSEGSGQENEDDQ; this is translated from the exons ATGCCCGTTGCAACCAATCCAATCTGGGATATTAGGAAGCGCTCCATCCATTCTAATAATTTGAATTTAACAAGAAGTAATTTCTTAG GGAGGAAAGAGTTTGTTCAAAAGCTCAAACTTGAGACAACGTTTGATGTACATGAAGGCTCT GTCAACACAATATGCTGGAATGGTACCGGAGAATACATCCTATCTGGATCAAATGACAACAATCTGGTCATTACAAACCCATTCAGCCGAAAA GTGATGGCAACCATCAAATCAAAGCATGGATCCAACATTTACTGTGCCAGGTTTATGCCACAAACGAACGATCATGTGATATTGTCATCAGCAGCAGATGGAAAGATATTTTATACCAACATAGGCCAGGGTTCCAGTGTGGTCACCCAGTACCAGTATCACTGTCATATTGGGGCTGCCTATCAG TTATTGACAGTCTCTAACGATCCTCACTCCTTCCTGTCATGTGGAGAAGATGGAACCATCAGGTGGTTTGATGTCCGCGTTTCCCCCGGATGCCGACAAAGAAACTGTAAAAAG GACGTCCTCATCGACTGTCGGAGAGCTGTGACATGCATGTCCCTATCGCCCATGGACCCTTTCTACCTGGCAGTTGGCTGTTCTGACAGCTCTGTTCGCATTTACGACAGGCGGATGCTAGGCACCATATCAACAG GCTGCCATTCAGGGAGTGGAGCATCTGGAATGTGTGCGCGCTTTGTGCCCCTGCACCTGATCAACAAGTCATGGCGCGTCACCTCTCTGAATTACAGCCAGGACGGTAGGGAGGTGCTGGCCAGCTACGACTCAGATTGCGTGTATCTGTTTGACCCCAAAGATGACAAGGCAAGGGAGTTTATGGCACCCTCCCAGGACAGCAGAAATGAA CCAAAGCAGGCTCCTTTCAAACGGCTGCGACTCCGAGGGGACTGGTCAGACACGGGTCCCCTGTCACGcccagagagcgagagggaacAAGATG ATCCCAGATCAAATGTGTCATTGATGCAGAGGATGTCTGACATCATGTCTCAATGGTTTGAGGAGGCCAGTGAGGCCCACATCCGAGCTTTACCACAGTCAGACCCAAGAG GTACGTCCCCCCAGCCCGAGGGTCCATCACAGACTCCTGGACCTTCCCCACAAACCAGTCTGGACTCCCAGGGATGGTCAGAAGTAGCTGATCCATCTCAGCCTCAACCAACAGCATCTACCTCCTCCCACGAGTGCCCCTGTTTGGAAGAAGACACTCATCCAGTCTCGTCCCCTTCCACCGGgtgctgttcctcctctctctcctcccagccggCAGACCTAGATGAACAGCTTCCTCCTGTTGACCCCTTCAACACTCTTCAGTTAACTCACACTG AACCCCCTGACACAGCAAATAGGAGTGTATTAAGTCAAGGTACGGGAGGTCTTCTACCCACATCATCAGAACCAGTACTGAGCCTCCATTCCAGCACAGAAGACACCACCAGCACCATTCAACTGGAGTTTTCACACCTATG GAGCAGTGCAGGCCACGCCCCCGGAGCCAGCCACACTCCCAGCAGCCAGCCCATGACCCACACAACAGCACAGAGTCCACGTCAACCTCAGCCAGAGGGGGGCGCTCTTACGCATCCCAATCACAGCTCCAGCTCTCAGAcagactcctccctccaccacatGGACAGCACCAGAGCTCCGGAGAGGCCAGATGCTAGCCCAGCGGAAGGAATGGACAGCTCTCTTGGTTCTAGCCGCGAGGAGGGGCTATCGGGGGTAAGAGGTCAACCAGGGAGCCAGAGAGATGAGGATGGGGAAGACGGAGAGGACTACCCCTCTAATGAAGCCTTGCGGTCGATATGGGGACAAGG ATTTAGGTCGACATTAAGTGACAGAATGCTCAG GCGTTCTGCTGCTGTTCGTATTCAGGAGATTTTCAGGCGGAGGAAAGAGAGGCTCGAGCTAGCAGAGAGTGAAAACCGACACATTGGGAAGCCCTCAGTCAAAATGGCCTACAAGGGCCACCGTAACTCCAGGACTATG ACCAAAGAGTCGTGTTTCTGGGGGGAACACTTTGTGCTGAGTGGCTCTGACTGTGGACACATCTTCATCTGGGACCGCCACACAGGCGAACATCTGATGCTGCTGGAGGCTGACAACCACGTGGTCAACTGTCTGCAACCACACCCGTATGAACCCT TGCTTGCCACCTCTGGGATAGATTCTAACATCAAGATCTGGTCACCTATGGAGGAATTCCCTTCATTTAACAGATTATTAGCAGAGAAG GTGATCACCCGCAATGAGCTGATGTTGGAGGAGACAAGGAACACCATCACTGTCCCAGCATCTTTTATGCTGCGGATGTTGGCTTCAATCAACCACACCTTTAGAGCAG ACTCTGAGAATGGAGAACGCTCAGAGGGTTCTGGGCAAGAGAATGAAGATGATCAATAA
- the dcaf6 gene encoding DDB1- and CUL4-associated factor 6 isoform X2 — protein MATIKSKHGSNIYCARFMPQTNDHVILSSAADGKIFYTNIGQGSSVVTQYQYHCHIGAAYQLLTVSNDPHSFLSCGEDGTIRWFDVRVSPGCRQRNCKKDVLIDCRRAVTCMSLSPMDPFYLAVGCSDSSVRIYDRRMLGTISTGCHSGSGASGMCARFVPLHLINKSWRVTSLNYSQDGREVLASYDSDCVYLFDPKDDKAREFMAPSQDSRNEPKQAPFKRLRLRGDWSDTGPLSRPESEREQDDPRSNVSLMQRMSDIMSQWFEEASEAHIRALPQSDPRGTSPQPEGPSQTPGPSPQTSLDSQGWSEVADPSQPQPTASTSSHECPCLEEDTHPVSSPSTGCCSSSLSSQPADLDEQLPPVDPFNTLQLTHTEPPDTANRSVLSQGTGGLLPTSSEPVLSLHSSTEDTTSTIQLEFSHLWSSAGHAPGASHTPSSQPMTHTTAQSPRQPQPEGGALTHPNHSSSSQTDSSLHHMDSTRAPERPDASPAEGMDSSLGSSREEGLSGVRGQPGSQRDEDGEDGEDYPSNEALRSIWGQGFRSTLSDRMLRRSAAVRIQEIFRRRKERLELAESENRHIGKPSVKMAYKGHRNSRTMTKESCFWGEHFVLSGSDCGHIFIWDRHTGEHLMLLEADNHVVNCLQPHPYEPLLATSGIDSNIKIWSPMEEFPSFNRLLAEKVITRNELMLEETRNTITVPASFMLRMLASINHTFRADSENGERSEGSGQENEDDQ, from the exons ATGGCAACCATCAAATCAAAGCATGGATCCAACATTTACTGTGCCAGGTTTATGCCACAAACGAACGATCATGTGATATTGTCATCAGCAGCAGATGGAAAGATATTTTATACCAACATAGGCCAGGGTTCCAGTGTGGTCACCCAGTACCAGTATCACTGTCATATTGGGGCTGCCTATCAG TTATTGACAGTCTCTAACGATCCTCACTCCTTCCTGTCATGTGGAGAAGATGGAACCATCAGGTGGTTTGATGTCCGCGTTTCCCCCGGATGCCGACAAAGAAACTGTAAAAAG GACGTCCTCATCGACTGTCGGAGAGCTGTGACATGCATGTCCCTATCGCCCATGGACCCTTTCTACCTGGCAGTTGGCTGTTCTGACAGCTCTGTTCGCATTTACGACAGGCGGATGCTAGGCACCATATCAACAG GCTGCCATTCAGGGAGTGGAGCATCTGGAATGTGTGCGCGCTTTGTGCCCCTGCACCTGATCAACAAGTCATGGCGCGTCACCTCTCTGAATTACAGCCAGGACGGTAGGGAGGTGCTGGCCAGCTACGACTCAGATTGCGTGTATCTGTTTGACCCCAAAGATGACAAGGCAAGGGAGTTTATGGCACCCTCCCAGGACAGCAGAAATGAA CCAAAGCAGGCTCCTTTCAAACGGCTGCGACTCCGAGGGGACTGGTCAGACACGGGTCCCCTGTCACGcccagagagcgagagggaacAAGATG ATCCCAGATCAAATGTGTCATTGATGCAGAGGATGTCTGACATCATGTCTCAATGGTTTGAGGAGGCCAGTGAGGCCCACATCCGAGCTTTACCACAGTCAGACCCAAGAG GTACGTCCCCCCAGCCCGAGGGTCCATCACAGACTCCTGGACCTTCCCCACAAACCAGTCTGGACTCCCAGGGATGGTCAGAAGTAGCTGATCCATCTCAGCCTCAACCAACAGCATCTACCTCCTCCCACGAGTGCCCCTGTTTGGAAGAAGACACTCATCCAGTCTCGTCCCCTTCCACCGGgtgctgttcctcctctctctcctcccagccggCAGACCTAGATGAACAGCTTCCTCCTGTTGACCCCTTCAACACTCTTCAGTTAACTCACACTG AACCCCCTGACACAGCAAATAGGAGTGTATTAAGTCAAGGTACGGGAGGTCTTCTACCCACATCATCAGAACCAGTACTGAGCCTCCATTCCAGCACAGAAGACACCACCAGCACCATTCAACTGGAGTTTTCACACCTATG GAGCAGTGCAGGCCACGCCCCCGGAGCCAGCCACACTCCCAGCAGCCAGCCCATGACCCACACAACAGCACAGAGTCCACGTCAACCTCAGCCAGAGGGGGGCGCTCTTACGCATCCCAATCACAGCTCCAGCTCTCAGAcagactcctccctccaccacatGGACAGCACCAGAGCTCCGGAGAGGCCAGATGCTAGCCCAGCGGAAGGAATGGACAGCTCTCTTGGTTCTAGCCGCGAGGAGGGGCTATCGGGGGTAAGAGGTCAACCAGGGAGCCAGAGAGATGAGGATGGGGAAGACGGAGAGGACTACCCCTCTAATGAAGCCTTGCGGTCGATATGGGGACAAGG ATTTAGGTCGACATTAAGTGACAGAATGCTCAG GCGTTCTGCTGCTGTTCGTATTCAGGAGATTTTCAGGCGGAGGAAAGAGAGGCTCGAGCTAGCAGAGAGTGAAAACCGACACATTGGGAAGCCCTCAGTCAAAATGGCCTACAAGGGCCACCGTAACTCCAGGACTATG ACCAAAGAGTCGTGTTTCTGGGGGGAACACTTTGTGCTGAGTGGCTCTGACTGTGGACACATCTTCATCTGGGACCGCCACACAGGCGAACATCTGATGCTGCTGGAGGCTGACAACCACGTGGTCAACTGTCTGCAACCACACCCGTATGAACCCT TGCTTGCCACCTCTGGGATAGATTCTAACATCAAGATCTGGTCACCTATGGAGGAATTCCCTTCATTTAACAGATTATTAGCAGAGAAG GTGATCACCCGCAATGAGCTGATGTTGGAGGAGACAAGGAACACCATCACTGTCCCAGCATCTTTTATGCTGCGGATGTTGGCTTCAATCAACCACACCTTTAGAGCAG ACTCTGAGAATGGAGAACGCTCAGAGGGTTCTGGGCAAGAGAATGAAGATGATCAATAA